The genomic window GAGCATGGAGCGGTGTATTATCTGAGCGCGATAATCGAAGCAAGTCACTTCATCGCTCGAGTTTTACTTTACACTCGCACGCAAAAGAAGGAACGAGAGAGAAAcgctttaattattaaacagcACAGGTACGTACGTACACGTCTGCCTGTAAAGTGCGAACGGTGTATAACCACAATTTgtcatctctctctttcgctctcgctctttttccctctccctcctcttttcgctctttctctctcttcccagAACCCAGATGTTTGTAAGCGTTTCGCTGCTCGCAATCGCTCGTTATTGCGTTCCGCGTTACACGTTGACGGAACCGAAAGAATTATGCGTGTGACGAGGAGGCTGTATGCTTGTCGTAGGTGAAAAGCAGGAAGGTATAGCGCTACGGAGTTCAGCGACGACGTTCCCCGGATTCCCCAGGATCGTCGAATTGTGCCATGAGACATCGCTCCTCGGTGCTGAGGAAGGAGAGCAGCGTTTACCTCGCACTCCCGTGTTGACGAGTTTCCCTTCGGACAAGATAACCTCGTGAAGGAGGACGGTTTCTTGCTTCGCAACCTTGTGATTCTTATGTACGTCACGCTCGTTTCTGATCGCATCTGACAATTGGCGAACGACAATTGGCGTTATCGTGAAACgtgaaaacaaataatttctgtGTTGAATCAGAGTTTAGTTTTAATACCATCTTGATCTAAAGTTTTGAAAGATCGATAACAATATCGCAATGAGGACGattgtatatatacaatttataaataatgttgatACCTTAGAATTTGACATTTGCCTGAAGATCGAGATTAAAACCCAGTTTGTCTCTTCGACGTCATTACAATGTAAAAGACAATTTTTACGCATGTCTTGATTGCAAATGAAGAAGTTAGAGATGTATCTCGAAAATTATTTAAGCTTGCTTGCACCAATGTAGCTTAACTTGAAACTTGGttcaactttttctttaaaagtagaaaaagatagaaagtaaGTTCTGAGAATTGGAGGAAGACAATAAAGAGTAAATCTACATTGATGGAAGTGGATTTTAAtgaattgtttatataaatgtgtGACATTATCACGAGATTTATTCAAGTTGCTTATTTATAAACAGCTTTAGTTGACATTGTGTCATTCATTGTTTTACTGAAGTATATGAAATAACGgtatgtaacattttaatattattcacatGTTGTAATAGATCCTCGAGTAAGATGTCGCTGATCGAAGGAGTGGGCGACGAAGTCACAGATTTTTTCATCATTATGACCATACTGTTGGTGGGATGGTTTGCTTGGTGCTCGACAAGTATAACAGATCAGCCACTGATACGTACAGTACTTATACTGCGCGACCGAGCGCCAGCGCGTATCACGTCGATAAGAGCTAATCAGCAAAGCGCAAGTAATCTTACTGTCCAAGATGTTGATCGGCCACCCAGTTCAGAGACACCAGAAGAAGAAACACCACCGGAGACATCAAATAATAGCGATGATGTTCAATCCAGCTGTCCAAATACAGCTACCATAGGTAAATATTcctttcattttcttcttttttgtgtAGATGTTATTTGAATCTTTTATACATGTATCATAATGACATTAGATACGAACGAATCATCTCAAGAAATCTCGAGACCAACAGAATCTACGACAACAGAAGAAGTACTTATCGAAGCTATGGATTCGTTCAGCAATACTGATCAATCGCTGTCAGAAAAAACTGTTAAAGCAAATAATTCTGACTCGTCGTTGGACCAAACTACTAGTAGCTCGTCAGAACCTGCATTAGAAGAGTCAACTGTAAACAATAGCAGCAATGACATTACTATAAAGCTGAAGTTCATAAATGATGATCAGAAAATAGTTACAGGAAGTCTTAAAGAAACGTTGGGTGATTTTAAAAGGTAATTATAACTCTTCACATACACTTACTCATGACATTAAAGTTACAATAGTTTTTCTGTTACAATCTCTCAAAAAGTAATTCTTTAAGGGGATATTTTTGACTTTTGAGTTtcaaagaaaattgattttttttttttttttttaaatagtttgaaCCTTGAGAAAGACAGAATAGATTAAAAGGTGAGAgacttttaaaagtttttactaATCTGATtgccaaatttttaatacatttttttcgaaataatattttaaaacagttgcCATGATAATTTATCCAGTTAATCAAATTgactctaaattttttaaagacattcacatatatttctcttatttaaactacaattaaataaaaaattcatctgTTTGATTTTCCCGTTAAGGGAATCAcgaaaaatcaacttttttcaaaattactatttttgcaaaaattaatttttttaacttgattgtaGATCAAGAGCTACGTTTATACCGAttaagaatttcttttaattttttttttattttagataacttATGAATTATGGCAACAGTGAATTGGTATTTTTTAACaggcaaatttataaattatgaagaatatattttctaacgtttgaaaaaatttgtaaagaacgTTTAAATATCAGAgaataaatttatcaagtttcaagtttatagcttttatatttattttaaaaaaaaattcctaaaagaAAAGCATAAAAACGGTATCAAAAGCGagaaaatactattttaataatattattttttttttattttattacttgtttaTATTTTGTAGGAGACACTTCCAAATGGAAATGGAAGCACGTAAAGCGGTGCGGTTAGTATTCAATGGTCGCGTGTTGCAGCCCGACACTCAGACCCTTGAACAGTGCGGTTTGTTCAACGATTGCGTGGTCCACTGTTGGGTGCAGCAACGGCGCCCAACCGCCGTTATGTCGTCCACGCTGGACAACTCGTCatctatttatttcaattcacaACCGTTCCCAGATCTGCCCACCGGCACGGGGATAAGTTCGATACACAACGAGTGGGATTTGAGTCGAATTCTAGTAAGCATTCTGACGCTCATCCTAGGTCTCGCGTGGTATTCACGATATCATTACGCTCAACTCTTCACTGCGACGACCACAATCGCGCTCTACACACTGACCGCGATTTTCGCTGTATCTctatttagtaacttttttcCGGATCAAGATAACATTCGGAACGTGGAATGATatgacaacaacgacgacggcgacgattaCTAAGACTATTAAGACTTTACTAagttataatttgaataaaagcACTTTAAATATAACTCGGTACAATATAGATTTTACTGTATCATGTATACTACAGATTTAACGGAATCAATCAAACGGTAATCTTCGTCGTCGAACATCCACTTTTAATGTAACACTCTCGAGGTCGGGCTTATCGTTGGTAATAACGAGTTCACTGAACtttgtaattttcttaatttcgaAGATAAAAAACACTAATTATGGGATAATGTGATGCATACATttctatttgtatatatatttttctcgaattataattaaactcgTTACAGAGAGCGTATTAAGTCATTGTATAAATTCTAGTGAGAGATTTCTTGCAGAAAATTTGAAGAGAACTTTATAATGACGACAGCTGATCTGTCTGTCTTTTGAACATATTGTATCATACGTATATTTTAAACTGAAATGTATAATGCATATGTTATAGATAATATATCTAAAGTATACAGAATGTCCCCcgttgaatttaaaataatctaatgaGTTAAAGCAATCACGCTCGAATGCTATATTGAGGATGTAATATCTTCTAAATAGTAAATGATTAAAAGTTGATTGGTTGACTCCTAAAtagtaaaaagtgaaaagttgATAATAGTAAAAGGTTGACAACCTCTCATTTTGCTCTGAAGAATGTAACAATGACCCGGTTAGCCGTTTGACATCGTTGCTACATTCCTCAGAAATAGTAACTCATGAATTCTAAAAACGTATaacttaaacatttattatttaaaaactattgcgtTATTCGTTC from Solenopsis invicta isolate M01_SB chromosome 2, UNIL_Sinv_3.0, whole genome shotgun sequence includes these protein-coding regions:
- the LOC105197461 gene encoding transmembrane and ubiquitin-like domain-containing protein 1, with translation MSLIEGVGDEVTDFFIIMTILLVGWFAWCSTSITDQPLIRTVLILRDRAPARITSIRANQQSASNLTVQDVDRPPSSETPEEETPPETSNNSDDVQSSCPNTATIDTNESSQEISRPTESTTTEEVLIEAMDSFSNTDQSLSEKTVKANNSDSSLDQTTSSSSEPALEESTVNNSSNDITIKLKFINDDQKIVTGSLKETLGDFKRRHFQMEMEARKAVRLVFNGRVLQPDTQTLEQCGLFNDCVVHCWVQQRRPTAVMSSTLDNSSSIYFNSQPFPDLPTGTGISSIHNEWDLSRILVSILTLILGLAWYSRYHYAQLFTATTTIALYTLTAIFAVSLFSNFFPDQDNIRNVE